From a single Vallitalea longa genomic region:
- a CDS encoding family 20 glycosylhydrolase: MLLVPVPKEIKIFNEEFYNINESHIIINNINKKEMFFIAKQIQGIINEELKKYFPIIIEKRKTKNTGIIFTQKESLKCEEYILKINSNSIEIIYSKPAGAFYGVMTLKQIISQYGGVLPCLTIQDSPDYQVRGIMIDISRNKIPTMKELFKLIDFMAELKLNQLQLYVEGFSFAYPSFPEVWKDRTPITGQEIMEIDEYCRARHIELVSNHNSFGHMTDWLKRKEFNHLAECPDGYTNSIDNVHRDPGTLNPIDDNSLVLIGKMYDDFLPYFTSSWINVGCDETYELGRGFSKDVCEEKGRGKVYLEFLLKLNKLVQKHGKKMMFWGDIINEYPELIGELPKDIITLEWGYEEEHPFDIRCKQYQKSGIPYYVCPGTSSWESIAGRMNNMKKNLYNAAINGKKNNAMGYLNTDWGGNGHWQYPCVSYPGFIYGAALSWGVEKNEDVDIAEYLNQMVFRDENNRMGQFILDLGNYYLKETKKMFNSTYISKILVTDIEINKFLNVSADIKDMKEEDIESIEEYIEQLERQLDKTNMRCEDANLIYNEFKNTIRFIRHGCKLGKLKLAMDQKEIENKEELLNQMLNDIGVIIVEHQMLWIKRNRIGGLNDSLNQLLKLKNYYYSLL, translated from the coding sequence ATGTTATTAGTACCAGTTCCAAAAGAGATAAAAATTTTCAATGAAGAGTTTTATAATATTAATGAAAGTCATATCATAATTAATAATATTAATAAGAAAGAAATGTTTTTTATTGCTAAACAGATTCAAGGTATTATTAATGAAGAATTAAAGAAATATTTTCCTATAATTATAGAAAAAAGGAAAACGAAAAATACAGGAATCATATTTACTCAAAAAGAATCACTAAAATGTGAAGAGTACATATTGAAAATCAATTCAAATAGTATTGAAATAATTTACTCAAAACCAGCAGGTGCATTTTATGGTGTAATGACATTAAAACAAATTATATCTCAATATGGAGGAGTTTTACCTTGCTTAACAATACAAGATAGCCCCGATTATCAAGTAAGAGGTATTATGATAGATATTAGCAGGAACAAAATTCCTACCATGAAAGAATTATTTAAATTAATTGATTTCATGGCTGAATTGAAGCTCAATCAATTACAATTGTATGTAGAAGGATTTTCTTTTGCCTATCCTTCATTTCCTGAGGTTTGGAAAGATAGAACTCCTATAACAGGACAAGAAATTATGGAGATTGATGAATATTGTAGAGCAAGACATATTGAATTAGTATCTAATCATAATAGTTTTGGACATATGACTGATTGGTTGAAAAGAAAAGAATTTAATCATCTAGCTGAGTGTCCAGATGGTTATACAAACTCAATAGATAATGTGCATAGAGATCCAGGTACCTTGAATCCAATTGATGATAATTCATTGGTACTGATAGGAAAAATGTATGATGATTTTCTTCCTTATTTTACATCTTCATGGATAAATGTTGGATGTGATGAAACTTATGAATTGGGTAGAGGATTCAGTAAAGATGTATGTGAAGAAAAAGGAAGAGGAAAAGTCTATCTTGAATTTTTATTGAAATTAAATAAATTAGTGCAAAAGCATGGTAAGAAAATGATGTTCTGGGGAGATATAATTAACGAGTATCCTGAATTAATAGGTGAGCTTCCCAAAGATATTATTACTTTAGAATGGGGATATGAAGAAGAACATCCATTTGATATAAGGTGCAAACAATATCAAAAATCAGGTATACCTTATTATGTTTGCCCTGGAACAAGTAGTTGGGAATCAATTGCTGGTAGAATGAATAATATGAAAAAGAATCTCTATAATGCAGCCATCAATGGTAAGAAAAATAATGCAATGGGTTATTTAAACACTGATTGGGGAGGTAATGGACATTGGCAATATCCTTGCGTAAGTTATCCAGGATTTATATATGGAGCAGCGTTAAGCTGGGGTGTTGAGAAAAATGAAGATGTTGATATTGCTGAATATTTGAATCAAATGGTATTTAGGGATGAAAATAATAGAATGGGACAATTTATTTTGGATTTGGGTAATTATTATCTTAAGGAGACCAAAAAGATGTTTAATAGTACCTATATATCTAAAATACTAGTTACTGATATAGAGATAAACAAATTTTTAAATGTTTCTGCTGATATAAAGGATATGAAAGAGGAAGATATTGAAAGTATAGAAGAATATATAGAGCAATTAGAAAGACAACTTGATAAAACTAATATGAGATGTGAAGATGCCAACCTTATTTATAATGAGTTTAAAAATACTATAAGATTCATTAGGCATGGGTGTAAATTAGGCAAATTAAAACTAGCAATGGATCAAAAAGAAATAGAGAATAAAGAGGAATTGTTAAATCAAATGCTTAATGATATTGGTGTTATTATTGTTGAACATCAGATGTTATGGATT
- a CDS encoding ABC transporter substrate-binding protein has translation MKCKFVSFILIIVFVLTSTLAGCQKSESQLKVKEKEIDSSNTETDSNDSTKSADELEPVVLKWYIAGSEQPGLSEVVEEFNKRIKEKINATVDITVTDWGSYQQKIQLMIASGEEFDLCFTSYWLNNYLQNVGKNAFIPIDDLLNEYAPNAYKQIPEKLWDTVRVKGKIYGFINYQIACHQPVIFINKEYAEKYNFDTSSVKTIADIEPFVKNIVENEPDKIPMNLNSGNSSLDTLFYDSEIKIEELTGRRIPGAIRIDDSTATAVNQYKLDEYYNIFKLAKRWHDMNFWRKDLATVTDTSAERKAGKFVIETGGTYKPGVEGDLAAQIAGSKPSDWITITFGDPYLGSNQGAGTMHAISKTSKNPERAMMLLELINTDKELYNLLCYGIEGKHYNKIDENHVEPVENSTYNPNTDWEFGYQFNAYYKKGVKNGTWEETIELNEAAKPSPVLGFSFDSEPVKSEIAKCQAIVDEFVPLLATGSVELDKYYNEFIDKLEKAGSEIIVAELQRQIDEWKKTK, from the coding sequence ATGAAATGTAAATTTGTATCTTTTATATTAATAATAGTTTTTGTTTTAACAAGTACTTTGGCAGGATGTCAAAAATCAGAATCACAATTAAAAGTTAAAGAAAAAGAAATTGATTCTAGTAATACTGAAACAGATTCTAATGATTCCACAAAATCAGCAGATGAACTTGAACCAGTAGTATTAAAGTGGTATATAGCTGGTTCAGAACAACCTGGATTATCTGAAGTTGTTGAAGAATTTAATAAAAGGATAAAAGAAAAGATCAATGCTACAGTTGATATAACAGTAACGGATTGGGGAAGTTATCAGCAGAAAATTCAATTGATGATTGCCTCTGGAGAAGAATTTGATTTATGTTTTACATCTTATTGGTTAAATAACTACTTACAGAATGTTGGTAAAAATGCATTTATTCCTATAGATGATCTCTTGAATGAATATGCTCCTAATGCTTATAAACAAATACCAGAGAAATTATGGGATACTGTAAGAGTAAAAGGCAAAATATATGGTTTTATTAATTATCAAATTGCTTGTCACCAGCCTGTAATATTTATAAATAAAGAATATGCAGAGAAATATAATTTTGATACAAGCAGTGTTAAAACAATAGCAGATATTGAACCATTTGTAAAAAATATTGTTGAAAATGAACCAGATAAAATACCTATGAACTTAAATTCTGGAAATAGTAGTCTTGATACACTTTTTTATGATTCTGAAATAAAAATTGAAGAACTTACAGGAAGACGTATTCCTGGTGCTATAAGAATAGATGATTCTACAGCAACGGCAGTCAATCAGTATAAGCTTGATGAATATTATAATATTTTCAAATTAGCTAAAAGATGGCATGATATGAATTTCTGGAGAAAAGATTTAGCTACAGTTACAGACACATCTGCAGAAAGAAAGGCAGGAAAATTTGTTATAGAAACTGGTGGAACATATAAACCAGGAGTAGAAGGTGATCTTGCAGCACAAATAGCAGGTAGTAAACCTTCAGATTGGATTACCATAACTTTTGGAGATCCATATTTAGGTTCTAATCAAGGGGCAGGTACTATGCATGCTATAAGCAAGACATCCAAGAATCCTGAACGTGCCATGATGTTATTAGAACTTATCAATACTGATAAAGAACTATATAACTTGCTATGCTATGGTATTGAAGGAAAACACTATAATAAAATAGATGAAAATCATGTAGAACCTGTTGAGAATTCAACATATAATCCAAATACTGACTGGGAATTTGGATATCAATTTAATGCTTATTATAAAAAGGGAGTTAAAAATGGTACTTGGGAAGAAACAATAGAGCTTAATGAAGCAGCAAAGCCATCTCCAGTATTAGGTTTTTCATTTGATTCAGAACCAGTAAAATCAGAAATTGCTAAATGTCAGGCAATAGTTGATGAATTTGTTCCATTGCTTGCAACAGGTTCCGTTGAGTTGGATAAATATTATAATGAATTTATTGATAAGTTAGAAAAAGCAGGTAGTGAGATAATTGTTGCAGAGCTTCAAAGACAAATTGATGAATGGAAAAAAACTAAGTAA
- a CDS encoding carbohydrate ABC transporter permease, producing MHSKNSNLNKYIINAIFIVISILFLIPILYIVSISLTSERDIIEYGYKILPTNVTINAYKYVFNNPWQIINSYGISIFITVFGTLLSLFLSTMLAYTMSRKDYRYNKITSFVVFFTLLFNGGLVPTYILIVNYLHLKNTIWALILPYTINAWYVILLKGFLSTIPLALVEAARIDGASEVGTFFKIVIPLSKPALAAVGLLICFTYWNDWWLSLLYIDKTKIMPLQYLLYRIMANVDFLSRQAASSIGVNVKEIPTESLRMAMCVIAAGPMLILFPFFQRYFVKGITVGSVKG from the coding sequence ATGCATAGTAAAAATAGTAATTTAAATAAATACATAATCAATGCCATTTTTATTGTAATCAGTATATTGTTTTTAATACCAATTTTATATATTGTATCCATATCATTAACAAGTGAAAGAGATATTATAGAATATGGATATAAAATATTGCCTACTAATGTAACAATTAACGCATATAAATATGTTTTTAATAATCCGTGGCAGATTATTAATTCATATGGAATATCAATTTTTATAACAGTATTTGGAACATTATTAAGTCTTTTTTTAAGTACTATGCTTGCTTATACTATGTCAAGAAAAGATTATAGGTATAATAAAATTACTTCATTTGTTGTATTTTTTACATTATTATTTAATGGAGGACTTGTTCCAACCTATATTTTAATTGTTAATTATCTACATTTGAAAAATACTATATGGGCATTAATATTACCTTATACAATTAATGCTTGGTATGTAATACTTCTTAAAGGTTTTCTTTCTACAATACCTTTAGCACTTGTAGAAGCTGCACGGATTGATGGTGCTTCGGAAGTGGGTACGTTCTTCAAAATAGTAATTCCACTTTCTAAACCAGCATTAGCTGCAGTTGGTCTTCTGATATGTTTTACCTATTGGAATGATTGGTGGTTAAGTTTACTCTATATTGACAAAACTAAAATAATGCCATTACAGTATTTGTTATACAGGATTATGGCAAATGTAGACTTTTTAAGTAGACAGGCAGCATCTTCTATTGGTGTAAATGTAAAAGAAATACCTACAGAATCGCTGAGAATGGCAATGTGTGTTATTGCAGCAGGTCCAATGTTGATATTATTTCCTTTTTTCCAAAGATACTTTGTAAAAGGGATAACAGTAGGATCAGTAAAAGGTTAG
- a CDS encoding ABC transporter permease: MISYKKASKEFKKNKGLFFMSLPGLVFIIIFAYIPMVGLIIAFKDYTYDKGIFGSKWIGFENFKFFFTSDAAFRVTRNTILLNLLFIIAGTIIAIVCALMLYELNRRAVKLYQTILFFPFFISWVVASYAAYALMNYEFGGINSFLTNIGSQPIEWYLQYKYWIVILFIAYIWKNVGYFCLLYYTGLLDIDPVYFEAAKIDGASKWQQVWNVSLPLISPLVIMLVLLNIGKIFYADFGLFYFLPKNSGALFEVTDVIDTYVYRSLKTTGDIGMASAVGFYQSIMGFILVMISNFIVKRFDKDKSLF, encoded by the coding sequence ATGATTTCTTACAAAAAAGCATCAAAGGAATTTAAGAAGAATAAAGGGTTATTCTTTATGAGTTTACCAGGATTGGTTTTTATTATTATTTTTGCATATATTCCTATGGTAGGATTAATAATAGCTTTTAAAGATTATACCTATGATAAAGGCATATTTGGAAGTAAGTGGATTGGATTTGAGAATTTCAAATTCTTTTTTACTTCAGATGCCGCCTTTAGAGTTACTAGAAATACTATTTTATTGAACTTATTATTTATAATTGCTGGAACTATTATTGCTATTGTTTGTGCACTTATGTTATATGAGTTAAACAGAAGAGCTGTAAAGTTATATCAAACTATTTTATTTTTCCCATTTTTTATATCATGGGTTGTAGCCAGCTATGCTGCATACGCTCTCATGAATTATGAGTTTGGAGGTATTAACTCATTTTTAACAAACATAGGTTCGCAGCCAATAGAATGGTATTTACAATATAAATACTGGATAGTGATATTGTTTATAGCATACATATGGAAAAATGTGGGGTATTTTTGTCTGCTTTATTATACTGGATTACTTGATATTGATCCTGTGTATTTTGAGGCTGCAAAAATTGATGGTGCATCTAAATGGCAGCAAGTTTGGAATGTATCGCTACCACTTATATCTCCCCTTGTAATTATGCTTGTTCTTTTAAATATTGGTAAAATATTTTACGCAGATTTTGGTTTGTTCTATTTCCTACCAAAAAATTCTGGAGCTCTTTTTGAAGTAACTGATGTTATTGATACTTATGTTTATAGGTCACTAAAAACTACTGGTGATATAGGAATGGCTTCAGCCGTTGGATTTTATCAATCCATTATGGGCTTTATTCTTGTAATGATATCAAATTTTATAGTTAAGAGATTTGATAAAGATAAATCTTTATTTTAG
- a CDS encoding AraC family transcriptional regulator, giving the protein MFISNVRLRKYFRYIFLSITCSFIIIINLFSFSIINFFQGKAIENEYTTNLKVLYQIKYNVEYMDNMIKKLCLLTYTTPYIKYMMYEKEQDYGELLRLTNRLRDTIQNTNDFIHSIYIYNESNKQFFSTYQGLEFKDKYLENMINSNQCPPKLTPIYRNIKLINEDEKEFNVDDVFTYILYDNYDEERGIDGSIIFNIKADWLFDNIKLINSLNDYSDEGIYILDEQNEIINLDNNFSLKPEYESDIKKEVVNNMNGNIGYFTSKISDEKFLVSYMKIKKVNWTIINVKPHKQVIKYITKMKIGILLITILFLFITIILSIIITSKIYKPVGSLISQLKKEDEHVNNNDEIALLKNTYSYYSQELKRLNTENNKKDVIYKNYFLRKLLINSSAITQNELREAKKEKRIDLNFDNKFVICILNIDNQLEFQHKSKEDKELYLFVIMNITTELLSNIYKNTAIDMRQGNIAIIVSNIKEEKYDKDLIDKLIIAQNKFLNYFNMSFSISMSTICNDIQMLEKFYKEAVENMKYKYIFGNKTIIKPEMVEKNRSNPDYSYSNELEKKLLEAINSGIKKDINEVLIKIYKEISRLHHDHITVSILKLTTTIKETYTKINLLRFEPVDIDIENLVMKASQIEFLDEYKTFIQSLIESFSIKPNEGNEKKQVILVETVKDIIHQNYSDKGLCLSQIAEILKVSQGYLGNVFKSYMKISIGAYINNVRLEKAAELLKNSKMSINEILEYIGIENKTYFYTLFKKKYGVTPKQYSLKAAVSPYL; this is encoded by the coding sequence ATGTTTATTTCAAATGTTAGGCTAAGAAAATATTTTCGTTATATATTTTTATCAATAACTTGTAGTTTTATTATCATCATTAATCTTTTTTCTTTTAGTATAATTAATTTTTTCCAAGGTAAAGCTATTGAAAATGAATATACAACAAATCTAAAAGTACTGTATCAGATAAAATATAATGTTGAGTATATGGATAATATGATTAAGAAATTATGCTTATTAACATATACTACACCTTATATTAAATATATGATGTATGAAAAAGAACAAGATTACGGAGAATTATTAAGATTAACTAATAGGTTAAGAGATACAATACAAAATACTAATGATTTCATCCACTCTATTTATATATATAATGAAAGTAATAAACAATTCTTTTCTACATATCAAGGATTAGAATTTAAAGATAAATATCTAGAAAATATGATAAACAGTAATCAATGTCCACCTAAATTAACTCCTATTTATAGAAATATTAAATTAATTAATGAAGATGAAAAAGAATTTAATGTTGACGATGTCTTTACATATATTTTATATGATAATTATGATGAAGAGCGAGGAATAGACGGTTCAATAATCTTCAATATAAAAGCTGATTGGCTTTTTGATAATATCAAGCTCATTAATTCATTGAATGACTATAGTGATGAAGGTATATATATCCTAGATGAACAGAATGAAATAATTAATTTGGATAATAATTTTAGCCTGAAACCTGAATATGAATCAGATATTAAAAAAGAAGTAGTTAACAACATGAATGGTAATATAGGATATTTTACAAGCAAAATATCTGATGAAAAGTTTTTAGTATCATATATGAAGATAAAAAAGGTTAATTGGACTATCATTAATGTTAAACCTCATAAACAAGTTATTAAATATATTACTAAAATGAAAATAGGGATTTTGCTAATAACAATATTATTCTTATTCATTACTATCATACTGTCGATAATAATAACAAGCAAAATCTATAAGCCGGTAGGTAGTCTGATATCTCAATTAAAAAAAGAAGATGAGCATGTTAATAACAATGATGAAATAGCATTACTCAAAAATACTTATTCATATTATAGTCAAGAATTAAAAAGATTAAATACTGAAAACAATAAGAAAGATGTAATATACAAAAATTATTTTTTGAGAAAATTATTGATTAATAGTTCTGCTATAACCCAGAACGAATTACGTGAGGCAAAAAAAGAAAAACGTATAGATCTGAACTTTGATAATAAGTTTGTAATATGCATTCTAAACATTGATAATCAATTGGAGTTTCAACATAAATCCAAAGAAGATAAAGAATTATATTTATTTGTAATAATGAATATAACTACAGAACTATTATCTAATATATATAAGAATACGGCTATTGATATGAGACAAGGTAATATAGCTATAATTGTTAGTAATATTAAGGAAGAAAAATATGACAAAGACTTAATTGATAAACTAATCATTGCACAGAATAAGTTTTTGAATTATTTTAATATGTCATTTTCAATTTCTATGAGTACTATTTGCAATGATATACAAATGCTAGAAAAGTTTTATAAAGAAGCTGTAGAAAATATGAAATATAAATATATCTTTGGCAATAAAACTATTATCAAACCTGAAATGGTTGAAAAGAATAGAAGTAATCCCGATTATAGTTACTCTAATGAACTTGAAAAGAAATTATTAGAGGCAATAAATTCAGGTATTAAGAAAGATATAAATGAAGTTTTAATCAAAATATACAAAGAAATTTCAAGACTTCATCATGATCATATTACTGTTTCAATACTGAAATTGACTACGACAATTAAGGAGACTTATACAAAAATAAACCTTTTGAGGTTTGAACCTGTGGATATAGATATTGAAAATCTAGTAATGAAAGCAAGCCAAATAGAATTTCTTGATGAGTATAAAACTTTTATTCAATCACTGATAGAATCTTTTTCCATTAAACCTAACGAGGGAAATGAAAAAAAACAGGTTATTCTTGTGGAAACAGTAAAAGATATAATACATCAAAATTATTCTGATAAAGGATTATGCCTGTCTCAAATAGCAGAGATATTAAAAGTTTCACAAGGTTATCTAGGTAATGTATTTAAATCATATATGAAAATATCTATAGGCGCATATATAAATAATGTAAGACTTGAAAAAGCAGCAGAATTATTAAAAAATAGTAAAATGTCTATTAATGAGATACTAGAATATATTGGGATAGAAAATAAAACTTATTTTTATACCTTATTCAAAAAGAAATATGGTGTTACTCCAAAACAATATTCATTAAAAGCTGCTGTTTCTCCTTATCTATAA
- a CDS encoding DUF2247 family protein, with translation MKYNIMLSYDYIAKKIEITWYDIKYAIERNLISPVVAIERAIAELSEKDECSQEIIDLACLRPEEPIKQHLDKVINFNISYDDDIVIDKWLYLILDWLFYNKDEFEDPLGLVEQIYADFDYPQQISGFVRYMPSDEPDCGSLELNEKRMYDKWEKYLTKQKKKFCKKR, from the coding sequence ATGAAATATAATATTATGTTAAGCTATGATTACATAGCTAAAAAAATTGAGATTACTTGGTATGATATAAAATATGCGATCGAGAGAAATTTGATATCACCAGTAGTTGCCATAGAACGGGCAATAGCTGAACTTAGTGAAAAAGACGAATGTTCTCAAGAAATAATTGACTTAGCATGTTTAAGACCAGAAGAACCAATTAAACAGCACCTAGATAAGGTTATCAATTTTAATATATCCTATGATGATGATATTGTTATAGATAAATGGTTATATTTGATTTTGGATTGGTTATTTTATAATAAAGATGAATTCGAGGACCCATTGGGATTAGTCGAACAGATTTATGCTGATTTTGATTACCCACAACAAATTTCTGGATTCGTTAGGTATATGCCCTCTGATGAACCAGATTGTGGCTCATTAGAGCTTAATGAAAAGCGTATGTATGACAAATGGGAAAAATACTTAACGAAACAAAAAAAGAAGTTTTGTAAAAAAAGATAG
- a CDS encoding GNAT family N-acetyltransferase, which produces MGHLFVDVDSQGIGIGRKLIEYTKDKYDKLTLAVYKENKKAVGFYKKVGFVVKDECVNEETNAVEYMMSFEE; this is translated from the coding sequence TATTTGTTGATGTAGATTCTCAAGGTATTGGCATTGGGAGAAAATTGATTGAATATACGAAAGATAAGTATGATAAATTGACATTAGCGGTTTATAAGGAAAATAAGAAGGCAGTTGGATTTTATAAAAAAGTTGGGTTTGTTGTTAAAGATGAATGTGTGAATGAAGAGACTAATGCTGTGGAATATATGATGAGTTTTGAGGAGTAA